CAATGTTGCTAAAAAATACTTGATTTAGTCATAGAAATCTGGATGACAGCGCCAAAACTTATGCTATTACCTTCAAAAACTTTGTTTTTTAATCAAAGTTTGCACCCCTCGATATGCAATCATAAAAAAACTATGATAGCTACTCGGGATGCTCGTTTTTAGCTTTATTCTCTCCCAAAATAGCATCCTGAGCGGTTCGACTGCGCTCACCACACAGTAACCGACTTTAGTCGGTGTATCGAAGGGTGCTCATTAATTAAACAAACATCAATCTTTAATGATAGCTTTTGTAACTCAACTCCGGAAAAACTTAATTTGTTTGCAGCCTTGAGTTGCGCTATGAATTATCCAGGATAACAAATCGAATAAAAACTATTTTGGCTTAAATTCTTATCAGAAATTTAATCTTTTAAGAGAGGTCATTGTTTCTATTTCTCCATTTGTTGATTCTTAGTTTTCACATCTGCTTTTTAGTTTTTTTAGATTGTTTCTTCTTGATTTTTATTTTATTTTCGTGGCTATTCATCAACGCTTGCCAGTTGACTTCTTCTTTGGGAGGCTCGATCGTAAATGCATAATCCTTTTTGTGGATATTTATGACCTCGATTTCTTTATTTAACAATTTTTGAATATCTCCAAGTATTTCTTTCTCTTCCTTACTGCAAAAGGAGATGGCAATTCCTTTCTTGATCCCTCGCCCGGTTCTTCCCACTCTGTGCACATAATTTTCAGGCTTATCAGGCAAGTCGTAGTTGATGACATAGTTTACATCCGGTATATCGATTCCCCGAGCGCTTACATCTGTGGCAATGAGGATATTAAAGCCGCCGCCTTTAAATCGCTTCATGACTTCATTCCGATTGGACTGTTCTTTTTCACCATGAATTGTAAAGGAGTTTATCTGAACCCGCTCCATAGCTTTTGCCACTCGTTCAGCCCGTACTCTTGTTCTAACAAATACAATGATCTTACTAGCGGGATTACTCGATATGAATCTCTGCAAAAAAAACCGTTTGTCCTCCATTTCAACAAATACTACAAAGTGAGAGACATTTTTGGAGACAGGATCATCAGGGGATATCTGAATACGAATTGCAGAACTACTTACCTGTGAAAACGCAAGCTTTTTGAGCGCATGATTAATGGTTGCGGAGAAGAAAAGAGTTTGATGTTTTCTGGTGAGTTTTTTCTTTATAGATTTTATATCTTTTATAAACCCTAAATCCAGCATTTGGTCGGCTTCATCCAATATTAGTGTGTCGATATTAGAAAGTTTAATATATCCCTGGCTGATGAGGTCGAACATGCGACCTGGAGTTGCGATCAGAATATCGATGCCATCTTGCAGCTTCTTGATTTGGGGATCCTGTTCGACGCCGCCATAAAGGGAAAAGGTTTTAACTTTAGTGTGTTTCGCGAGGGTGAAAAATACCTCGCCAATCTGCAATGCTAATTCCCGAGTTGGAACCAGAACGATACACTTAATGCCAAAGGAGTGTTTACTGCTTTTATTGTTGTGGATTTTATTAACAATAGGAATTACAAATGCAGCTGTCTTGCCCGTTCCCGTTTGAGCTATAGCAAATACGTCTTCTCCTTTCATAATCGATGGGATCGATTTAAATTGTATATCCGTCGGACGCTTAAAACCAAGTTTTGACAGGTTCTTTTTTATTTCCATTGAAATATTGTAATTTTCAAACTTCATAGTCAATCAATATGTTATGATATATAGGTCAGTAACCTTTAACCAATTTTTGTTGTAATTTGGAAGGAATTTGAATTGTGATGGAGAATATGGAGTAATTTGAAAATTTATTGCGAAAAAAAGTCAATTAACCTGATCTATTCATGAACCTTATCACTGTCATCCAGGAGGGATCTATTTTGCAACTATTTTATACTTACAATTATGCTTTTTCAATTTTATGGAAATAGATTCTTCCAGAATGACAATTAGGATATTTTAAGCTTAAAACAATAATTCATGAATTATCCAAGTTAATAATTTTTGAATATTTTTCTATGATGGTTTTGGTAAATTTGCTTCTGACCAATTTTTAATTTTATAATCGCCAATTCTATATTCTAATCCCAATTTACTTGTTAAGAATGCAATAACAATATCTTGATTACTATTGTATTCATCGGGAGAAACAATTAATGCTGGTCTTCTTTTAATGGTTGTCAAATTTGTAAAAGGAAAAGGAACTATGATAATATCCCATTTCTTATAAGTTATTGTAGATTTCATCTTCCTCGTTATCCCATTCCATAAAGGAGGCTTCCGAAATTTTCATTATATCGTGTAATTGTTTATTCTCTGATAGTGTTTTAATTTTTTCTTTGTTTATGCTGATGTAGTTATCAATTAATTCGGAAACGATTCCTCCCATAGTTTTTCCTTCGATTGAAGCAATAATTTTTAATGCTTTTCTTTTTTTATCATCTATTCTAATGCTCATTACACTCATTTTAATCTCCTACTTGTAGGTTAAACTACATGTAATATAAAAATATCATATTCACATTTCAAATAGAAATATATTTTCCCCATCAACAAATAGATTCTGATTTTTAGGTTGAATCTCTCACTTCCCAGCAGCCATCTCTCCAAACTCCCTTATGCTAAAATCTCCTTCGGAATAGTTACTGCTTAAAACCTTTTCGATCGGTCCCATAAGAACCAATTGCATTCGTTCCGGATGCAGGAATTTTTTGGCTGCCGATAAAACATCCTTTTTAGTCACTTTGCGAATCCGGTCCACGTAGCTAGCGCTTTCGTGATGGTTGTTATAACGCAGCCACTCTTCTGCGAAGGTGAGGGCTGTGGTATGGCCGTTTTCAAAACCCATTTGAAATACCCCGTCAGCAAGGGCATTTTTCGCCACGAAAAGTTCTTCTTCGCTGACTGGTTCAGTCCGAATGCGTTTAATCTCCTGAAGTGTTAATTCAACCAACAGGTTAATTACTTCTGGGCGACCGTAAGTGCGAAAAGTATAATAACCAGGACCATACCAATTGATTTCCGGAAATCCGCTATCATCATTTGTCAAACCTCGTTTGTCCCGGGTCTCGCGAAATAAGCGGGTATCAAAATGGCCGCCACCGAGAATATAATTCATAACCTGCAAAGCAGCCTGGTCTTTGAGCGGTAGGAACGGCAATTCATGTCCCAATACTACCCAGGCTTGCAGCTTGTCAGATGGATACGTATAGACATGTCGAATTTTTGGCGCCCTAACATTTCTGGCATTCTTTTGTTTTGGAATGGATCGAGATTTCCAATTCCTAAAACTCTCCGTTAATTTTTCTCTGGCTACATTTGTGCTAAAATCACCGGATAAGGCTATGGCTGTATTGCCAGGTATAAAATATTTTTTGTGGAAATCTTTAATGCGGCTAAGCTTCAGCTTTTGGTAGTCTTCGCTGGTCGGCTTCAAGCCGTACGGATGATCGGCAAACAATATTGCCTTAAAGCGCTCGACCGCCGAAGTCAATGAACCTTCGTATAGAACCGGACCGCTCTCCTCTATAGCTGATGCCGATGGATCGGTTTTCGGTGCAGAAATGCGTTGTAGTGTTTCAATCACAAACTGGTTTATTTGCGGTTTCTGCAATAAACTACTCATGAGATCAAGAGCGTCCCAGGCGTCTTCGGAAGGAACATTGAGACTAATTTGGGTAATCTCCGGTCCCATCAAAACTTGAAAATTGGCTGCCATACTTCGTAATTTATCCTGGAAACTTTCCTTAGTTTCTCCAATGGGTCCCTCGTGGCGCATTGCATAAGTCAAAGCTTCCGCAGATCCTTGCCTCCTATCACTTGCTGTTCCAGCCCGTATCAACGCTGTAATGGTCACCAGGGGCACACGGCGGTCTTCAACCACAAAGGCAACCAGACCGTTCTCGAGCGCTAATCTATAATTGTTTGGATTGGGCCGACTAAAGTTACTTTTAGGTAGATTCATCTCCCTTGGATGGGTGTAGTCTTGTGCAAATCCAACAGTCGTTATAGCCGACAAGAAAAATGCGATTAGTTTCATTCGGTTCATTGGGTTACCTCGTCTGTTTTGATACTGTCAACTGGCCGTTTAACCATTCCCACTGATCGGTTTTTTTCAATCAAATATTTGTTGGCGATTTGATTGATCTGCTTCAGTGTTGTAGCTTCGCGCGCCTGGAGGTAGGGTGTTAAGGCACGCCAGCTGTCCATAATCTGAAAGTGGCCAATTTCAAAAGCCAATCGATCTGCATCTACGGCGGTCCTAAACCACTGGGTACGCAGCCTTTTCTTGGCAAGTTCGAGATGTTCCTGCGGCACTGCGAATTCCTTCATTTGCTCGAATGTCGACAGCATTACTCGTTCAGTGTGCGCCAGTGAATTTTCGTCCATTCCGCTGACTTCGATGTTTAGTGTTGCGGGCACTCCAAATCGGCTTGTATGGACTACCCGGGTGTTAACATTTACACTGCACTTAATCTGAGCCGTTTTGAGCTCTGAGGTTAATTCCATTTCGATGATTTCTCCCAGAACATCAAAAAAAGGACGATCAGGATGGCCTACTGCTGGAATTAAAAATCGCATTTCAACCCGAGGGGCTAGCTTTGTACTTCGCCATAACATTCTCTTTTCGGCTTGCGGCTGTGGTTCGATAGCCTTCACGCGGGTGGGTTCCGGCTGCCGTTTCATCCAGCCAAAGTAGTGATCAACCTGAGGAATCATTTCTTCAAGAGTGACACCACCGATAAAAATGAGGGTCGTATTATTGGGGATAAAGTAGCGTTTATACAAGTCATTATGGTAGTGGCGTGTGTATTGCTCAAAATCGGAAAGAAATCCTTCAGGCCAGAATACCGGGTGGACGGTTGAAACCAAGGCATTCAT
The window above is part of the candidate division KSB1 bacterium genome. Proteins encoded here:
- a CDS encoding DEAD/DEAH box helicase; amino-acid sequence: MKFENYNISMEIKKNLSKLGFKRPTDIQFKSIPSIMKGEDVFAIAQTGTGKTAAFVIPIVNKIHNNKSSKHSFGIKCIVLVPTRELALQIGEVFFTLAKHTKVKTFSLYGGVEQDPQIKKLQDGIDILIATPGRMFDLISQGYIKLSNIDTLILDEADQMLDLGFIKDIKSIKKKLTRKHQTLFFSATINHALKKLAFSQVSSSAIRIQISPDDPVSKNVSHFVVFVEMEDKRFFLQRFISSNPASKIIVFVRTRVRAERVAKAMERVQINSFTIHGEKEQSNRNEVMKRFKGGGFNILIATDVSARGIDIPDVNYVINYDLPDKPENYVHRVGRTGRGIKKGIAISFCSKEEKEILGDIQKLLNKEIEVINIHKKDYAFTIEPPKEEVNWQALMNSHENKIKIKKKQSKKTKKQM
- a CDS encoding type II toxin-antitoxin system PemK/MazF family toxin, which codes for MKSTITYKKWDIIIVPFPFTNLTTIKRRPALIVSPDEYNSNQDIVIAFLTSKLGLEYRIGDYKIKNWSEANLPKPS
- a CDS encoding insulinase family protein — encoded protein: MNRMKLIAFFLSAITTVGFAQDYTHPREMNLPKSNFSRPNPNNYRLALENGLVAFVVEDRRVPLVTITALIRAGTASDRRQGSAEALTYAMRHEGPIGETKESFQDKLRSMAANFQVLMGPEITQISLNVPSEDAWDALDLMSSLLQKPQINQFVIETLQRISAPKTDPSASAIEESGPVLYEGSLTSAVERFKAILFADHPYGLKPTSEDYQKLKLSRIKDFHKKYFIPGNTAIALSGDFSTNVAREKLTESFRNWKSRSIPKQKNARNVRAPKIRHVYTYPSDKLQAWVVLGHELPFLPLKDQAALQVMNYILGGGHFDTRLFRETRDKRGLTNDDSGFPEINWYGPGYYTFRTYGRPEVINLLVELTLQEIKRIRTEPVSEEELFVAKNALADGVFQMGFENGHTTALTFAEEWLRYNNHHESASYVDRIRKVTKKDVLSAAKKFLHPERMQLVLMGPIEKVLSSNYSEGDFSIREFGEMAAGK
- a CDS encoding insulinase family protein, with amino-acid sequence MILVEQRYGDLNRPTTPYYEAMNALVSTVHPVFWPEGFLSDFEQYTRHYHNDLYKRYFIPNNTTLIFIGGVTLEEMIPQVDHYFGWMKRQPEPTRVKAIEPQPQAEKRMLWRSTKLAPRVEMRFLIPAVGHPDRPFFDVLGEIIEMELTSELKTAQIKCSVNVNTRVVHTSRFGVPATLNIEVSGMDENSLAHTERVMLSTFEQMKEFAVPQEHLELAKKRLRTQWFRTAVDADRLAFEIGHFQIMDSWRALTPYLQAREATTLKQINQIANKYLIEKNRSVGMVKRPVDSIKTDEVTQ